A DNA window from Thermococcus sp. 4557 contains the following coding sequences:
- a CDS encoding Na+/H+ antiporter subunit E, whose amino-acid sequence MSRVPFYLKERLKALNERVLHETSGASSLPPWERVALTWLALMAFWVVITSSVEPGDLIAGAAVTLLVSLFMRDLLTGDVRRSGHVVEKILYLTLIYLPQYLVIMAFRLLESNVKVARNVIFMDINPGIVKIRTDLHSDTGVTILANSITLTPGTLTLDVKKKLNETYLYVHWIDLETLNREKAGEKIKGDIEEWLKKVFW is encoded by the coding sequence ATGAGCCGCGTCCCCTTCTACCTAAAGGAGAGGCTGAAGGCCCTGAACGAGAGGGTTCTCCACGAAACCTCCGGGGCGTCCAGCCTGCCGCCCTGGGAAAGGGTGGCTCTAACATGGCTCGCCCTGATGGCGTTCTGGGTCGTCATAACCTCCAGCGTGGAGCCGGGAGACCTCATCGCCGGCGCCGCCGTTACTCTCCTCGTGTCGCTCTTCATGCGGGACCTCCTGACCGGGGACGTGAGGAGGAGCGGCCACGTAGTCGAGAAAATCCTCTACCTCACCCTCATCTACCTGCCCCAGTATCTGGTGATAATGGCATTCCGTCTGCTGGAGAGCAACGTGAAGGTGGCCAGGAACGTAATATTCATGGACATCAACCCGGGCATCGTCAAGATACGGACAGACCTGCATTCCGACACGGGTGTAACGATACTCGCGAACTCCATAACCCTGACGCCCGGCACCCTCACACTGGACGTCAAGAAGAAGCTCAACGAGACCTACCTCTACGTCCACTGGATAGACCTGGAAACCCTCAACCGGGAGAAGGCCGGGGAAAAAATAAAGGGGGACATAGAGGAATGGCTCAAGAAAGTCTTCTGGTGA
- a CDS encoding cation:proton antiporter, whose protein sequence is MEIIGYVFVIIAFARLLAEVFERLGYPGFLGEITAGMILSAVLIDMPREQMALLAELGLFFLMISAGLEVTPEELHYAGRRTLPLYIITYGVMLLTTIPFTGGRVGPDNVISAAILSIASAPIVLRLKRFFGSDFLHVALSYAVISEVMGLFIVYMMVRFHESPGNYAPILWDIFKDAVFIGGILYVNYLIGIKHKVMLIRFLRRLKSDEAVFGLFMVLSTSLAFISEEIGMHFTIGGFLAGLLMHSDLLGTKQYDRLTTILSGVTYGIFAPIFFAWRGLNFETELSFVVIEFFAVIYTVRLVLSAIAVRKDGIPTSLVRGAGIASFGVLGLLIGEIGFVSGVLSEHMYAMASLASVLGIFASATLGRVVNHHQKKRSSSAA, encoded by the coding sequence ATGGAAATCATAGGGTACGTCTTCGTAATCATTGCCTTCGCAAGGCTCCTGGCGGAGGTATTCGAGAGGCTTGGCTACCCGGGGTTTCTCGGCGAAATCACCGCGGGAATGATCCTGAGTGCGGTGCTGATAGACATGCCCAGGGAGCAGATGGCCCTGCTGGCCGAGCTGGGTCTGTTCTTCCTCATGATATCCGCGGGCCTGGAGGTGACCCCGGAGGAGCTTCACTACGCGGGGAGGAGGACCCTGCCCCTTTACATCATCACGTACGGGGTAATGCTCCTCACGACGATTCCATTCACCGGGGGACGCGTTGGCCCGGACAACGTCATTTCCGCGGCTATACTGTCTATAGCGTCGGCGCCGATAGTGCTCAGGCTCAAGCGCTTCTTCGGGAGCGATTTCCTCCACGTTGCCCTCTCCTACGCCGTCATAAGCGAGGTCATGGGGCTCTTCATCGTCTACATGATGGTCAGGTTTCATGAGAGCCCCGGGAACTACGCCCCCATCCTATGGGACATCTTCAAAGATGCCGTCTTCATAGGCGGGATACTCTACGTTAACTACCTCATAGGAATAAAGCACAAGGTGATGCTCATCCGCTTCCTCCGCAGGCTCAAGAGCGATGAGGCGGTCTTCGGCCTCTTCATGGTGCTCTCGACGTCCCTCGCTTTCATAAGCGAGGAGATAGGGATGCACTTCACGATAGGAGGCTTCCTCGCCGGCCTGCTCATGCACAGCGACCTCCTCGGAACCAAGCAGTACGACAGGCTCACCACGATACTCAGCGGCGTCACCTACGGCATCTTTGCCCCGATATTCTTCGCCTGGCGCGGATTGAACTTCGAGACGGAGCTGTCCTTCGTGGTGATAGAGTTCTTCGCCGTCATCTACACGGTCAGGCTGGTCCTCTCGGCCATCGCGGTCAGGAAGGACGGCATTCCCACGAGCCTCGTCAGGGGCGCTGGCATAGCGAGCTTCGGTGTCCTTGGCCTCCTCATAGGCGAAATAGGTTTCGTATCGGGGGTTCTAAGCGAGCACATGTACGCCATGGCATCCCTCGCCAGCGTGCTCGGCATATTCGCCTCCGCAACCCTGGGGAGGGTCGTGAACCATCACCAGAAAAAGAGGTCCAGCAGTGCCGCATAG
- the speE gene encoding polyamine aminopropyltransferase: MGYNEKERAFIEWYPRGYGVGFKVKQRLFETQTEYQRLEIYETEGFGKLLVLDGTVQLVEVGEESYHETLVHPVMLAHPNPRRVLVIGGGDGGTLREVLRHKTVEKATMVEIDEGVVEASYLYLDVASELLDKLIKKEEPRGELIIGDGVRYLGETDERFDVIIVDSTDPVGPAKLLFSEEFYRSAYEKLSDPGIYITQAGSVYLFTNELLDAYRAMKKVFDRVYYFSFPVIGYASPWSFLVGVKGDIDFRKVDVERGRELELYYYDPERHETLFQMPRYVRKLLEES; this comes from the coding sequence ATGGGATACAACGAGAAGGAAAGGGCTTTCATCGAATGGTACCCTCGCGGTTACGGCGTTGGCTTCAAGGTCAAGCAGCGCCTCTTTGAGACGCAGACGGAGTACCAGCGCCTCGAAATTTATGAAACGGAGGGTTTCGGCAAGCTGCTCGTCCTCGACGGCACGGTCCAGCTCGTCGAGGTCGGGGAGGAGAGCTACCACGAGACCCTCGTCCACCCGGTCATGCTCGCCCACCCGAACCCGAGGAGAGTGCTCGTCATAGGGGGAGGCGACGGAGGAACGCTGAGGGAAGTCCTCAGGCATAAAACGGTTGAAAAGGCCACGATGGTGGAGATAGACGAGGGCGTCGTCGAGGCCTCCTACCTCTACCTCGACGTTGCCTCCGAGCTCCTGGACAAACTCATAAAGAAGGAGGAGCCCAGGGGGGAGCTCATCATCGGCGACGGAGTGAGGTACCTGGGGGAGACCGACGAGCGTTTCGACGTCATAATAGTTGACTCCACAGACCCCGTCGGCCCGGCGAAGCTCCTGTTCAGCGAGGAGTTCTACAGAAGCGCCTACGAGAAGCTCAGCGACCCGGGAATCTACATAACTCAGGCGGGGAGCGTCTACCTCTTCACGAACGAGCTCCTCGACGCATACAGGGCGATGAAGAAGGTCTTCGACAGGGTTTACTACTTCAGCTTCCCCGTGATAGGCTACGCATCGCCCTGGAGCTTCCTGGTCGGCGTGAAGGGCGACATCGATTTTAGAAAGGTTGATGTCGAGAGGGGAAGGGAGCTCGAGCTCTACTACTACGACCCGGAGAGGCACGAGACCCTCTTCCAGATGCCGCGCTACGTCAGAAAGCTCCTCGAAGAATCATGA
- a CDS encoding pyruvoyl-dependent arginine decarboxylase, producing the protein MSWTTPKRAFIGAAAAEGGTKLNAFDNALLKLGIGNVNLVRLSSVIPAHIEWIDEVHDVPIGMLLPTVYAHIESDEPGMTISAALGIGISENNEGGLIYEYSGYCTKEEAEEMVRKMVEEGFAVRGWKLAEFKVASASITVKDKPAAALAVVVMFPY; encoded by the coding sequence ATGAGCTGGACAACCCCCAAGAGGGCTTTTATAGGTGCCGCCGCCGCGGAGGGCGGAACCAAGCTGAACGCATTTGACAACGCGCTCCTCAAGCTGGGCATAGGGAACGTTAACCTCGTCAGGCTGAGCAGCGTCATTCCGGCGCACATAGAGTGGATCGACGAGGTTCACGACGTGCCGATAGGCATGCTCCTCCCGACCGTCTACGCGCACATCGAGAGCGACGAGCCGGGAATGACCATAAGCGCTGCCCTTGGAATCGGCATCAGCGAGAACAACGAGGGCGGCCTCATCTACGAGTACAGCGGCTACTGCACGAAGGAAGAGGCCGAGGAGATGGTCAGGAAGATGGTTGAGGAGGGCTTCGCCGTCCGCGGCTGGAAGCTGGCGGAGTTCAAGGTCGCCAGCGCGAGCATAACCGTTAAGGACAAGCCCGCCGCGGCCCTGGCAGTCGTGGTGATGTTCCCCTACTGA
- the mnhG gene encoding monovalent cation/H(+) antiporter subunit G: protein MLEVLLLLFGEAVMLFGALGILRFPDVYTRLHAATKCDTGGAMSIILYLIITMDAPALVRAKLLVLAFLIAMMNPMVSHALARGAYRYGVKPKVVVDMYAWDNP from the coding sequence GTGCTTGAGGTTCTGCTCCTCCTCTTCGGGGAAGCCGTGATGCTCTTCGGGGCCCTCGGGATACTCAGATTTCCCGACGTTTACACCAGGCTCCACGCGGCCACAAAATGCGACACCGGAGGGGCGATGAGCATAATCCTCTACCTCATAATCACCATGGACGCCCCGGCGCTGGTGAGGGCCAAACTCCTCGTGCTGGCATTCCTCATAGCCATGATGAACCCCATGGTGAGCCACGCCCTCGCGAGGGGAGCTTACAGGTACGGTGTCAAACCAAAAGTCGTGGTGGACATGTATGCTTGGGACAATCCTTGA
- a CDS encoding ATP-binding protein produces the protein MVVVYFDTRPKRRREDLYDRETELKEFERSLNSGNPLTVITGVRRLGKTSLLMVGLNELRLPYVLVDFRGVNPNSRMNVYKRIESSLNVFFRENRGLWEEIKDDLKNIAGLRVLSLGVSFSWRDEKTDLMALFRELEKYDVVLAFDEVQYLRGPVGSEFAGLIAHLYDYSDLRIVMTGSEVGLLHDYLGFDDPKAPLYGRYFQEITLSRFAPEQSRDFLLRGFKQVGLAPSDELIRLAVERLDGIVGWLVLFGRKAMEKGLSESLIDEVFDEAKALALEEFENFLSKRPVARERYIEVMKAVANGKNTWETIKEHLEMMEGGSIADSVLARLLKALVDSSFLQKVREGRNVYYRIPDPVLEAGFR, from the coding sequence GTGGTAGTTGTGTACTTTGATACCCGCCCGAAGAGGCGGCGTGAGGATTTGTATGATAGAGAAACTGAACTGAAGGAATTCGAGCGGTCTCTGAATTCAGGCAATCCTCTCACAGTCATTACTGGCGTCAGGAGGCTTGGAAAGACGTCCCTACTAATGGTGGGTCTCAATGAGCTCCGCCTCCCCTACGTTCTCGTTGATTTCAGGGGGGTCAACCCCAACTCCCGGATGAACGTTTACAAGAGGATAGAGAGTTCGCTCAATGTATTCTTTCGTGAAAACCGCGGTCTCTGGGAGGAGATTAAGGATGACCTCAAAAACATAGCCGGTCTTCGCGTTTTGAGTCTTGGAGTGAGCTTTTCCTGGAGAGATGAGAAAACCGACCTCATGGCTCTCTTTCGCGAGCTGGAAAAGTACGACGTTGTTCTGGCGTTTGATGAGGTTCAGTACCTCCGTGGGCCCGTTGGAAGTGAGTTTGCAGGTTTAATCGCTCACCTCTACGATTACTCGGACCTCAGAATAGTTATGACGGGTTCAGAAGTGGGCCTGCTTCACGATTACCTCGGCTTCGATGACCCGAAGGCTCCCCTCTACGGCAGATACTTCCAGGAGATTACTCTGTCGAGGTTCGCGCCAGAACAGAGCAGGGATTTCCTTCTACGGGGCTTTAAACAGGTTGGATTGGCTCCATCTGATGAGCTCATAAGACTCGCCGTTGAGAGGCTCGATGGAATAGTGGGATGGCTGGTTCTCTTTGGCAGAAAAGCGATGGAAAAGGGGCTCTCCGAGAGCCTTATTGACGAGGTTTTTGATGAGGCAAAGGCCCTTGCCCTGGAGGAGTTTGAGAACTTCCTCTCCAAACGCCCCGTTGCGAGGGAGCGCTACATTGAAGTCATGAAAGCTGTCGCGAACGGGAAGAACACCTGGGAGACGATAAAGGAACATCTGGAGATGATGGAGGGAGGAAGCATAGCTGACAGCGTTCTGGCTAGGCTTCTCAAGGCTCTGGTAGACTCCTCCTTCCTCCAAAAGGTTAGAGAGGGCAGAAACGTCTATTACAGAATTCCCGACCCTGTGCTCGAAGCGGGATTTAGGTGA
- a CDS encoding cation:proton antiporter subunit C, with amino-acid sequence MISPEQAGILIMLVGIYGLMSQREPIKLVLSINIVSLGLVLFFIGLAYSPEKDVPIMPANPVDPLPATLMLTTLVVDVAITSLALAVILRMGGDGE; translated from the coding sequence GTGATTAGTCCAGAGCAGGCTGGAATCCTGATAATGCTCGTTGGAATCTATGGTCTGATGTCCCAAAGGGAGCCGATAAAGCTGGTCCTCTCGATAAACATCGTCTCCCTCGGGCTTGTCCTGTTCTTTATAGGCCTCGCGTACTCCCCAGAAAAGGACGTGCCGATAATGCCAGCGAACCCCGTTGACCCGCTCCCGGCAACGCTCATGCTCACCACCCTCGTCGTTGACGTCGCGATAACCTCCCTGGCCCTCGCGGTTATACTGCGGATGGGGGGTGACGGCGAATGA
- a CDS encoding ACT domain-containing protein, translating into MRHYEIVKIRENGKVELPMDYAYELGVVEGAYFLLEIDTDLKEIHLERVALPGKKLVEVELVVEDRPGVLARISGLFGRHGANILFSESEELGAIGLAGIVAVVDVSGMRTTLDGLKNELASLSEVKEVHLNPLE; encoded by the coding sequence ATGAGACACTACGAGATAGTCAAGATAAGGGAGAACGGCAAGGTTGAGCTGCCCATGGATTACGCCTACGAGCTTGGCGTGGTGGAGGGTGCTTATTTTCTCCTCGAGATAGACACCGACCTCAAGGAGATTCACCTGGAACGGGTGGCCCTGCCCGGAAAGAAGCTCGTGGAGGTTGAGCTCGTTGTGGAGGACCGGCCCGGTGTTCTGGCCAGGATCAGCGGTCTCTTCGGCAGGCACGGGGCCAACATACTCTTCAGCGAGTCGGAGGAGCTCGGTGCCATCGGCCTGGCCGGCATCGTCGCTGTCGTGGACGTGAGCGGGATGCGCACGACCCTTGATGGCCTGAAAAATGAACTCGCCTCCCTGTCCGAGGTGAAGGAGGTTCATCTAAACCCCCTGGAGTAG
- the gcvH gene encoding glycine cleavage system protein GcvH, with product MIEVGEYRVKEGLYYTKDHEWVQVLEDGTVLVGISDYAQKELGDLAYVELPDVGSELSKGDVLCELESVKAVSEVYAPVSGEVAEVNEELEDSPELINEDPYENWIAKLKPSNLDEELKELMDAKAYAEYLESL from the coding sequence ATGATTGAAGTCGGAGAATACAGGGTTAAGGAAGGCCTTTACTACACGAAGGACCACGAGTGGGTCCAGGTTCTTGAGGACGGGACGGTCCTTGTCGGCATAAGCGACTACGCCCAGAAGGAGCTCGGCGACCTGGCATACGTCGAGCTTCCGGACGTCGGCTCCGAGCTCAGCAAGGGCGACGTTCTCTGCGAGCTTGAGAGCGTCAAGGCCGTTTCCGAGGTCTATGCCCCGGTCAGCGGCGAGGTCGCTGAGGTCAACGAGGAGCTCGAGGACAGCCCGGAGCTCATCAACGAGGACCCCTACGAGAACTGGATAGCCAAGCTCAAGCCGAGCAACCTTGACGAGGAGCTCAAGGAGCTCATGGACGCCAAGGCCTACGCCGAGTACCTCGAGAGCCTCTGA
- a CDS encoding UbiA prenyltransferase family protein: MTSISAVVRNLRPLEGRAYIALIGFALLMNWRNTEVYELVTAFLAGVLFVWYAFSINNCFDVDTDSKNPAKVKKNPIASGELSFREGLAISALLAVTGLGLALTTKGGAFAVYAAMLLLATLYSAPPRLKARPLVDVLSHGLFFGGLPFIYGALIDGNLSDVEILIATGITLYSFALELRNHLGDYESDLRAGLRTTPIVIGKGRSELLVEVFSVLAIAVTLYALKPHLIIASSLMFAGRGLGVDQRTVYRIFDMAMVGAVLAAGGTVL, translated from the coding sequence ATGACATCGATTTCAGCCGTTGTTAGAAACCTCCGGCCACTGGAGGGGAGGGCCTACATAGCACTGATTGGGTTCGCCCTTCTGATGAACTGGAGGAATACGGAAGTGTATGAGCTCGTTACAGCGTTCCTGGCAGGAGTTCTCTTCGTGTGGTACGCGTTCTCGATAAACAACTGCTTCGACGTTGATACAGATTCCAAGAACCCCGCGAAGGTTAAGAAGAACCCCATAGCCTCCGGAGAGCTGTCGTTTAGAGAAGGGCTGGCGATATCTGCTCTGCTCGCGGTGACGGGGCTCGGACTTGCCCTGACGACGAAGGGAGGAGCCTTTGCCGTCTATGCCGCAATGCTACTCCTCGCCACGCTCTATTCGGCCCCGCCGAGGCTCAAAGCGAGGCCCCTGGTTGACGTGCTGTCCCACGGGCTGTTCTTCGGGGGCCTGCCATTCATCTATGGGGCGCTCATCGATGGGAACCTTTCAGATGTGGAAATCCTAATCGCCACTGGGATAACCCTCTACTCCTTCGCCCTCGAGCTGAGGAATCACCTGGGGGACTACGAGAGCGACCTAAGGGCCGGACTCAGGACAACCCCGATAGTCATTGGGAAAGGGAGGAGCGAGCTCCTCGTGGAGGTTTTCTCAGTCCTCGCCATAGCAGTGACTCTGTACGCCCTCAAGCCCCACCTGATAATCGCTTCCTCTCTGATGTTCGCGGGGCGCGGGCTGGGGGTTGATCAGAGAACCGTCTACCGCATCTTCGACATGGCGATGGTCGGGGCAGTTTTAGCGGCGGGAGGGACGGTGCTATGA
- a CDS encoding helix-turn-helix domain-containing protein, whose translation MEDVLRALSKTLRVFELGESEIKIYSLLQRESLTPRQIAKTLGLSERIVREKLKHLLELGLVERTLVNRGWLGYVYYAKAPKEALQALFSRLESTLRALEKEGETRIEG comes from the coding sequence ATGGAAGACGTGCTCCGCGCCCTCTCCAAAACCCTCAGGGTCTTTGAGCTCGGGGAGTCCGAGATAAAAATCTACTCCCTCCTCCAGCGGGAGTCACTGACGCCGAGGCAGATTGCGAAAACCCTTGGCTTGTCCGAGAGAATCGTCAGGGAAAAGCTGAAGCACCTCCTCGAGCTGGGCCTCGTTGAGAGAACCCTCGTGAACAGGGGATGGCTGGGCTACGTTTACTACGCCAAGGCCCCCAAGGAGGCCCTCCAAGCGCTCTTCAGCAGGCTGGAGTCCACCCTAAGGGCCCTGGAGAAAGAGGGAGAAACTAGAATCGAGGGATAA
- a CDS encoding proton-conducting transporter membrane subunit has product MIPLMAALPLLAAFILMLLDVLKVKREIIKGVFLLGALLPVPVVLLNGPGSEIVGGWAREAGIEVALTRTNLPFIAGELVLFIFVALYSLHYFDFRNKKTPKVLALLLLLHTGLMGAFIARDFFNFYIYSEIASVSAFALVAFSDEKGSKRAAFRYLIMSLLASYLFVFAVGIIYMETGYLNVDLVRESAGQSRELNTALALAFTSLLLKAGIFPLHSWLPDAHSSAPTPVSAVLSGAVVKAPAYGMILLLSALPSGETFRRAVMGVAVASIFFGIAGALLQRDAKRLLAYHTVSQMGYVLLGVGSLNFVGAAYYAMAHSIFKGGLFLAVGSLGRESRKLGEFGYRNAPVMAASVLTLSLAIGGIGPFVGAYGKELLYESLPNLWKLAVPLGSIGTLTSFAKLNHYLSRCNAPDIPVAWKLSSLGLALAALLAGVYLGAGVNPGDVLYISSALLLFALLKRLGVLRRSPGAGPREIGRDVNILTAVFVMVTVAMILLQGV; this is encoded by the coding sequence ATGATACCGCTGATGGCCGCGCTGCCCCTGCTGGCCGCTTTCATACTCATGCTCCTCGATGTGCTGAAGGTCAAAAGGGAAATAATCAAGGGAGTCTTTCTGCTCGGGGCCCTCCTGCCGGTTCCGGTCGTCCTCTTAAATGGACCCGGTTCGGAGATCGTCGGGGGCTGGGCGCGGGAGGCGGGGATAGAGGTGGCCCTGACGCGGACGAACCTGCCATTTATCGCGGGTGAGCTTGTGCTATTCATCTTCGTCGCCCTGTACTCCCTGCACTACTTCGATTTCAGGAACAAAAAGACGCCGAAGGTTCTCGCGCTCCTCCTGCTCCTCCACACGGGGCTTATGGGGGCGTTCATAGCACGGGACTTCTTCAACTTCTACATATATTCCGAGATAGCATCCGTATCGGCCTTTGCGCTCGTGGCATTCTCGGACGAAAAGGGCTCCAAGAGGGCCGCGTTCAGGTACCTCATAATGTCCCTGCTGGCATCGTACCTCTTCGTCTTCGCGGTCGGCATAATCTACATGGAGACCGGTTATCTCAACGTCGATTTAGTCAGGGAGAGCGCCGGGCAGTCCAGGGAGCTGAACACCGCCCTGGCACTGGCGTTTACCTCACTTCTCCTCAAGGCAGGCATCTTCCCGCTCCATTCCTGGCTCCCCGACGCCCACTCGAGCGCGCCGACTCCCGTGAGCGCGGTTCTGAGCGGTGCAGTTGTCAAGGCCCCCGCCTACGGGATGATACTCCTCCTCTCCGCCCTTCCTTCCGGGGAAACCTTCAGGAGGGCGGTAATGGGGGTGGCGGTGGCATCGATATTCTTCGGCATCGCGGGGGCGCTCCTCCAGCGGGACGCAAAGAGGCTGCTCGCATACCACACCGTCTCCCAGATGGGCTACGTCCTCCTCGGCGTTGGGAGCCTAAACTTCGTCGGGGCGGCGTACTACGCGATGGCACACTCCATATTCAAGGGGGGCCTGTTCCTTGCGGTGGGTTCGCTCGGGAGGGAGAGCAGAAAGCTCGGGGAGTTCGGCTACCGGAACGCGCCCGTTATGGCGGCCTCAGTCCTCACCCTCAGTCTCGCGATAGGGGGCATCGGGCCATTCGTGGGAGCCTACGGCAAGGAACTGCTCTACGAAAGCCTGCCCAACCTGTGGAAGCTCGCCGTCCCATTGGGAAGCATCGGGACACTCACTTCCTTCGCAAAACTGAACCACTACCTAAGTCGTTGCAACGCCCCCGACATACCAGTGGCATGGAAGCTGTCGTCGCTCGGCCTGGCGCTGGCGGCCCTCCTAGCCGGCGTTTACCTCGGAGCCGGCGTAAACCCCGGGGACGTCCTGTATATATCCTCGGCGCTCCTCCTCTTTGCGCTCCTGAAGCGGCTCGGGGTTCTCCGCAGGAGCCCAGGAGCCGGCCCCAGGGAAATCGGGAGGGATGTGAACATCCTCACCGCGGTCTTCGTGATGGTGACCGTAGCCATGATCCTACTCCAGGGGGTTTAG
- a CDS encoding Na(+)/H(+) antiporter subunit B, giving the protein MKMSTVVRTTTKMVSPFLVTYAAYLMLYGHVSPGGGFQGGVILAVAVILLITSHGYGKVRRKFHFNWAGLIESSAGALLVLLGIAGLGLGAFYSNFLPTEGGIILPFNVIVGLEVGAAFTFVFYILLRWVESD; this is encoded by the coding sequence GTGAAGATGAGCACCGTTGTGAGGACGACGACCAAGATGGTGAGCCCGTTCCTCGTCACCTACGCGGCCTATCTGATGCTCTACGGCCACGTAAGTCCCGGCGGCGGCTTCCAGGGAGGGGTTATCCTGGCGGTGGCGGTGATACTGCTCATCACCTCACACGGCTACGGCAAAGTCCGGAGGAAGTTCCACTTCAACTGGGCAGGCCTCATAGAGAGCTCCGCCGGGGCGCTGCTGGTGCTCCTCGGAATCGCAGGCCTCGGGCTGGGGGCGTTCTATTCAAACTTCCTGCCGACGGAGGGAGGAATAATCCTGCCCTTCAACGTGATCGTGGGGCTGGAGGTTGGAGCGGCCTTCACGTTCGTCTTCTACATCCTGCTGAGGTGGGTCGAAAGTGATTAG
- a CDS encoding hydrogenase subunit MbhD domain-containing protein: MLGTILDVVFLAMLILAVAVVEERNLVSAVVKYSLLSLLFILALFELNAPDVALSAIVVGAIVIGVFLFTIKGVTR; encoded by the coding sequence ATGCTTGGGACAATCCTTGACGTGGTCTTCCTGGCTATGCTGATCCTTGCCGTTGCGGTGGTTGAGGAGAGGAACCTGGTCAGCGCGGTCGTTAAATACTCCCTCCTCAGCCTGCTCTTCATCCTGGCACTCTTCGAGCTGAACGCTCCCGACGTGGCACTCTCGGCGATAGTGGTGGGGGCGATAGTCATAGGGGTGTTCCTCTTCACGATAAAGGGGGTGACGCGGTGA
- a CDS encoding monovalent cation/H+ antiporter complex subunit F, whose protein sequence is MAQESLLVSAFYLLVFTAVLITYRVLRGPTLPDRIVGLNTITTKVVVIIALVSVMRGEYYLIDLAIVLLMVNSVGGLILAKYMERRGAGA, encoded by the coding sequence ATGGCTCAAGAAAGTCTTCTGGTGAGCGCGTTCTATCTGCTCGTCTTCACTGCGGTGCTGATAACATACCGCGTGCTCAGGGGACCGACCCTTCCCGACAGGATAGTGGGCCTGAACACCATAACGACGAAGGTGGTGGTGATAATAGCACTGGTCTCCGTCATGAGGGGCGAGTACTACCTGATAGACCTGGCGATAGTCCTGCTCATGGTGAACTCGGTCGGGGGACTGATCCTGGCGAAGTACATGGAAAGGAGGGGTGCCGGTGCTTGA